The proteins below are encoded in one region of Flavobacterium sp. IMCC34852:
- a CDS encoding heavy metal translocating P-type ATPase, translating to MEHEHNHVGEQADDKKAVVIKDNTGWKGHWQLLLALMILFAMLTLEFGFMYVPEFPVNFIIFGIAYLLSGYNVLYLAWRKAIRLDFFNEFFLMSVATIGAFAIGSYSEGVAVMAFYSIGEWFQDAAVNRAKRSIKALLDIRPDEVSVVRKDNVEVVNPKDVVLNEIIRVKPGEKVALDGELISEKASFNTAALTGESKPDTKAKGDAVYAGMINLNTVTEIKVTSLFTDSKLSKILEMVQDATARKSQTQLFISRFAKIYTPIVFALAVAVCFVPYFFVNDYNFNDWFYRSLVFLVISCPCALVVSIPLGYFGGIGLASRNGILFKGSNFLDVMTAIDTVVMDKTGTLTEGVFKVQEIVTKDIEEPYLVKLAAAIESQSTHPIGMAIVEHAGKEKVNELSIAEVEEISGHGLKGKIDGKEVLAGNTKLMKKFNIEYPAEIDSIVYTIVVVAVDKKYKGHITIADKIKEDAVQAIKSMHALNIKTVMLSGDKQSVVDEVAKKLGIDNAYGDLLPEGKVEKVQALKDHGKHIAFVGDGVNDAPVVALADAGIAMGGLGSDATIETADIVIQNDQPSKIVTAIRVGKLTKQIVWQNIIMAMVVKLIVLGLGAGGIATLWEAVIADVGVALLAILNAVRIQRMRF from the coding sequence ATGGAACATGAACATAACCACGTGGGAGAACAGGCCGATGATAAAAAGGCTGTTGTAATCAAGGACAATACAGGATGGAAAGGCCACTGGCAATTGCTTTTGGCTCTCATGATATTGTTTGCAATGCTCACTTTGGAATTTGGCTTTATGTATGTGCCGGAATTTCCGGTCAACTTTATAATTTTTGGTATTGCCTACTTGCTTTCCGGGTATAATGTGCTTTACCTCGCCTGGCGCAAAGCAATCCGCTTGGATTTCTTCAATGAATTTTTCCTAATGAGCGTGGCAACCATTGGTGCTTTCGCTATTGGTTCTTATAGCGAAGGCGTTGCGGTTATGGCATTCTATTCTATTGGGGAATGGTTTCAGGATGCTGCAGTAAATCGCGCAAAAAGGAGTATCAAGGCGTTACTCGATATCAGGCCTGATGAAGTTTCAGTGGTACGCAAGGATAATGTTGAAGTAGTAAATCCAAAAGATGTTGTACTTAATGAAATTATTCGAGTGAAACCTGGTGAAAAGGTAGCATTGGATGGCGAATTGATTTCAGAAAAAGCTTCTTTCAACACCGCAGCGCTTACCGGTGAAAGCAAGCCCGACACTAAAGCCAAAGGCGATGCAGTTTATGCAGGAATGATTAACCTAAACACCGTAACAGAGATAAAGGTAACCTCATTATTTACTGATAGTAAATTAAGCAAGATTCTCGAAATGGTGCAGGATGCAACTGCCCGTAAATCACAAACACAACTATTCATAAGTCGTTTTGCAAAAATCTATACGCCAATAGTATTTGCTCTGGCAGTTGCCGTTTGTTTTGTACCGTACTTTTTTGTGAACGATTACAATTTCAATGATTGGTTTTACCGTTCATTGGTATTCCTTGTAATAAGCTGCCCATGCGCTTTAGTCGTATCAATACCATTAGGATATTTTGGTGGTATTGGATTGGCTTCGCGAAACGGTATTTTGTTTAAAGGTTCCAATTTTCTCGATGTTATGACGGCTATAGATACTGTTGTGATGGACAAAACCGGCACACTTACTGAAGGCGTTTTCAAGGTGCAGGAAATTGTTACTAAAGACATAGAGGAGCCTTATTTGGTAAAACTTGCAGCGGCCATCGAAAGCCAGTCAACACACCCAATCGGAATGGCAATAGTTGAACATGCCGGCAAAGAGAAAGTAAACGAGTTAAGTATTGCTGAGGTTGAGGAAATTTCAGGACATGGGTTAAAAGGCAAAATCGACGGTAAGGAAGTACTCGCAGGAAATACAAAACTGATGAAGAAATTCAACATCGAATATCCTGCCGAAATAGATAGCATTGTTTATACAATTGTAGTAGTTGCTGTCGATAAAAAATACAAAGGTCACATCACAATTGCCGATAAAATTAAGGAAGATGCAGTACAGGCAATTAAGAGCATGCACGCCTTAAATATTAAAACGGTTATGCTTTCCGGTGATAAGCAAAGTGTTGTAGATGAAGTGGCCAAAAAGTTAGGCATCGATAATGCGTATGGAGATTTATTACCCGAAGGAAAAGTCGAGAAAGTCCAGGCATTAAAAGACCACGGCAAACACATTGCCTTCGTCGGTGATGGTGTCAACGATGCGCCTGTTGTTGCTCTTGCCGATGCGGGAATAGCTATGGGTGGTTTAGGCAGTGATGCTACCATTGAAACCGCTGATATCGTAATCCAGAATGACCAGCCATCAAAAATCGTTACCGCAATCAGAGTGGGAAAACTGACCAAACAGATTGTGTGGCAAAACATCATAATGGCAATGGTTGTAAAACTGATAGTTTTAGGATTGGGTGCAGGCGGTATAGCCACTTTATGGGAAGCGGTAATTGCCGATGTAGGTGTAGCTTTATTAGCAATTCTTAATGCGGTCAGAATTCAAAGAATGAGATTTTAA
- a CDS encoding DUF3347 domain-containing protein, giving the protein MKSSFIKIMIAAVMLLSTSINAQIKNAKTETVKVYGNCGMCETTIEKAGSIKKIAKVDWNQETQMATLTYDASVTNQDEILKRIALAGYDSDKFLAPDEVYNNLHGCCQYDRVAKVPVKEENRTTAGTDSHSNHGNHSETTTNVIQNENQLKAVFDNYFLLKDALITSDGTKAAAASKELLTAVNNVKMDKLDMEAHMVWMKVVNPIKEDAEHIADTKDVKHQRDHFTTLSKDIYTLIKAAKYEVPVYFQFCPMYNDGKGANWLSKENAVKNPYYGSMMLNCGKTVETIK; this is encoded by the coding sequence ATGAAAAGCTCATTTATAAAAATAATGATAGCAGCTGTAATGTTGCTATCAACTTCTATCAACGCACAAATAAAAAATGCAAAAACCGAAACAGTTAAAGTCTATGGTAACTGTGGAATGTGCGAAACTACAATCGAAAAAGCAGGAAGTATTAAAAAAATTGCTAAAGTAGATTGGAACCAGGAAACCCAAATGGCAACATTAACTTATGATGCTAGTGTAACAAATCAGGATGAAATACTTAAAAGAATTGCGTTAGCAGGTTATGACAGTGATAAATTTCTTGCCCCTGATGAGGTTTACAATAATCTTCACGGCTGTTGTCAATACGATAGAGTAGCAAAAGTTCCTGTAAAAGAAGAAAACAGAACTACTGCTGGCACCGATAGTCATTCCAATCACGGGAACCATTCTGAAACAACTACTAATGTAATTCAAAATGAAAATCAATTAAAAGCAGTATTTGATAATTATTTTTTATTGAAAGATGCTTTGATTACTTCTGATGGAACAAAAGCTGCAGCAGCTTCTAAAGAACTTTTAACAGCTGTAAATAACGTCAAAATGGACAAGCTTGATATGGAAGCGCACATGGTTTGGATGAAAGTTGTAAACCCAATAAAAGAAGATGCTGAACACATAGCTGATACAAAAGATGTAAAACACCAGCGTGATCACTTTACCACATTGTCAAAAGACATATACACATTAATCAAAGCAGCAAAATACGAAGTCCCTGTTTACTTTCAATTCTGCCCAATGTATAACGATGGTAAAGGAGCCAATTGGTTGAGCAAAGAAAACGCGGTAAAAAACCCATATTATGGGTCAATGATGCTAAACTGTGGAAAAACAGTAGAAACTATTAAATAA
- a CDS encoding YncE family protein — protein sequence MKNLSMIASFIGALFLTSCNNNDDNMDMTLNVDYPAAYIVNGEDGSVSVVKLSTNEVTGTIELMGSGSDMIMWPHHISSHQDHLAIGVPGMDLSAGHSGLNTSGMNGKLLVIDAMDGSIIKNINLPLMNHNSIYSPNGNEIWVPQMDEMNSKVLVYDATTNALLNTIDVGMMAAELTFSSDGTKAYVANGDDDNVTVINTSTKAIITTIAVGDNPVGAWTGSNNKMYVDNEDGQTISVIDVATNSVDETITLGFMPGIASYNGPKNELWVSDPMAGKVHYWTWDAGMNMWMHGSSFNTGAGAHAIAFTTDGNTAYVTNQTANTVSVVNTTNHSVTKTINVGRKPNGIVIKM from the coding sequence ATGAAAAATTTATCAATGATAGCTTCATTTATTGGAGCACTATTTTTAACCTCTTGTAATAACAACGATGACAATATGGATATGACATTAAATGTCGATTATCCGGCGGCATACATTGTAAACGGAGAAGATGGTTCCGTTTCAGTAGTCAAGTTAAGTACTAATGAAGTAACCGGAACTATAGAATTAATGGGTAGCGGTTCAGATATGATTATGTGGCCACATCACATTTCATCACACCAAGATCATCTGGCAATTGGTGTTCCTGGAATGGATTTGAGTGCAGGGCATTCAGGATTAAATACATCAGGGATGAATGGTAAATTATTAGTTATTGATGCCATGGATGGGTCAATTATAAAAAACATCAACCTTCCGTTAATGAACCACAATTCTATTTATTCTCCTAACGGAAACGAAATTTGGGTACCTCAAATGGATGAAATGAATAGCAAAGTCTTGGTATATGATGCTACTACTAATGCCTTATTGAATACAATCGATGTCGGAATGATGGCTGCTGAACTAACATTTTCTTCCGATGGCACAAAAGCCTATGTGGCAAATGGTGATGATGACAATGTAACAGTGATAAATACTTCAACAAAAGCGATAATCACAACAATTGCTGTTGGAGACAATCCTGTAGGTGCCTGGACAGGAAGTAATAATAAAATGTATGTAGACAACGAAGATGGACAAACTATTTCTGTAATTGATGTAGCTACAAACTCGGTAGACGAAACAATTACTTTAGGTTTCATGCCCGGAATAGCATCATATAACGGTCCTAAAAATGAATTATGGGTTTCAGATCCAATGGCTGGAAAAGTGCATTATTGGACTTGGGATGCAGGAATGAATATGTGGATGCATGGAAGTTCTTTTAATACTGGTGCCGGTGCACATGCAATAGCATTCACAACAGACGGTAATACTGCTTATGTGACTAATCAAACGGCTAATACAGTTTCAGTAGTCAACACCACCAATCATTCAGTAACAAAAACGATTAACGTTGGAAGAAAGCCAAACGGGATTGTTATAAAAATGTAA
- a CDS encoding TlpA family protein disulfide reductase: protein MLIKNQVKYFITLFIIFTFSTKAQIKVGDSIPSITLKSNTNSEVITSSFKGKYVLVDFWASWCAPCRLGNKKLVKLHNEINSGKIEIIGISIDTDINKWLKAIEKDKIKFTQLIDPNGFEAKAALVFGVEELPSKYLFNPDGILLAKNPTDEEIIKLIKE from the coding sequence ATGTTAATCAAAAATCAAGTAAAATACTTCATCACACTATTTATAATCTTCACGTTTTCAACTAAAGCACAGATTAAAGTGGGTGATTCTATACCATCAATTACACTGAAAAGCAATACTAATAGTGAGGTAATTACCTCATCTTTTAAAGGAAAATATGTGCTTGTCGATTTTTGGGCATCTTGGTGTGCACCTTGCCGATTGGGAAATAAAAAATTAGTGAAACTGCATAATGAGATTAATTCAGGCAAAATTGAAATAATAGGCATATCAATAGACACCGATATCAATAAATGGCTAAAAGCAATTGAAAAAGACAAAATAAAATTCACTCAATTGATCGACCCAAATGGATTTGAGGCTAAGGCAGCCTTAGTTTTCGGAGTAGAAGAATTACCATCAAAGTACTTATTCAATCCCGATGGCATTCTACTAGCAAAAAATCCAACAGATGAAGAAATAATAAAATTAATAAAAGAGTAA
- a CDS encoding heavy-metal-associated domain-containing protein, which yields MNKINKVYVIAASIALMFSMKSNAQIVKAEIRATGLTCSMCSNAINKQLKTLPEVVKVETDLNTNTFTVTLTEGNTLSPKVFKEKVEKAGFFIGTLVLTAKPETITQSTYILVNNNTANGTEIQFQVVDKGYVTEKEFKKLSKSYKNVETYASNNEDDFHIKILN from the coding sequence ATGAATAAAATAAATAAAGTCTATGTAATAGCAGCATCAATCGCTTTGATGTTTTCAATGAAAAGTAATGCACAAATTGTGAAAGCCGAAATCAGGGCTACGGGTTTAACATGCTCTATGTGCTCCAATGCCATAAACAAACAGTTAAAAACACTTCCGGAAGTAGTTAAAGTAGAGACCGATTTAAATACCAATACCTTTACAGTAACCCTTACTGAGGGCAATACGCTAAGCCCAAAAGTATTTAAGGAAAAAGTAGAGAAAGCAGGTTTTTTTATCGGAACATTAGTATTGACAGCAAAACCTGAAACCATAACCCAAAGTACTTATATTTTGGTTAATAATAACACGGCCAACGGCACCGAAATACAATTTCAGGTAGTAGACAAAGGCTATGTGACTGAAAAGGAATTCAAAAAATTATCCAAATCATACAAGAATGTTGAAACGTATGCTTCAAACAATGAAGATGATTTCCACATTAAAATTCTGAATTAA